One Streptomyces sp. B21-105 genomic region harbors:
- a CDS encoding PH-like domain-containing protein — protein MTSALLLAAEKESAQVTDWAARAGWVVGLGLFVALVYWLMREGWKWRGTLQGDLPELPVRPSSTTTLDGGGEPLLPAMPDGPGPVRLSMSGRYHGSTTAGQWLDRIVAHGLGTRSRVELTLTDAGLDVVRPGATDFFIPADALREALLGKGIAGKVLTEGGLLVVTWAHGDRLIDSGFRSDHAAEHTAWVDAVNSMIKNDTTEGAR, from the coding sequence GTGACATCTGCACTACTGCTCGCGGCCGAGAAGGAATCGGCCCAAGTGACCGACTGGGCCGCCCGGGCCGGCTGGGTGGTCGGCCTCGGACTGTTCGTCGCGCTCGTGTACTGGCTGATGCGCGAGGGCTGGAAGTGGCGCGGCACGCTCCAGGGCGACCTGCCCGAGCTGCCCGTCCGCCCGTCTTCCACCACCACCCTCGACGGAGGCGGCGAGCCGCTGCTGCCCGCAATGCCGGACGGGCCCGGTCCGGTGAGACTGAGCATGAGCGGCCGCTACCACGGCTCCACCACCGCCGGACAGTGGCTCGACCGCATCGTGGCGCACGGCCTCGGCACCCGCAGCCGGGTCGAGCTCACCCTGACGGACGCGGGACTCGACGTCGTGCGCCCCGGCGCGACCGACTTCTTCATCCCGGCCGACGCGCTGCGCGAGGCCCTGCTCGGCAAGGGCATCGCCGGCAAGGTCCTCACCGAGGGCGGACTGCTGGTGGTGACCTGGGCGCACGGCGACCGGCTGATCGACTCAGGCTTCCGCTCGGATCACGCGGCCGAGCACACCGCATGGGTCGACGCCGTCAACTCCATGATCAAGAACGACACGACGGAAGGCGCACGATGA
- the carA gene encoding glutamine-hydrolyzing carbamoyl-phosphate synthase small subunit: MTTSTRGAAKAPAVLVLEDGRIFRGRAYGAVGETFGEAVFSTGMTGYQETLTDPSYDRQIVVATAPQIGNTGWNDEDDESGRIWVSGYVVRDPARVPSNWRARRSLDDELVAQGIVGICGIDTRALTRHLREGGSMRAGVFSGEAIAPDAELLARVQAQPHMKGASLYEEVATKEAYVVPAVGEKRFTVAAIDLGIKGMTPHRMAERGIEVHVLPATASVDDVYAVDPDGVFFSNGPGDPATADGPVSLMTEVLQRRTPLFGICFGNQILGRALGFGTYKLKYGHRGINQPVQDRTTGKVEVTAHNHGFAVDAPLDKVSETKFGRAEVSHVCLNDDVVEGLQLLDQPAFSVQYHPEAAAGPHDAAYLFDRFVSLMEGQRA; encoded by the coding sequence ATGACGACCTCCACCAGGGGAGCCGCCAAGGCTCCCGCCGTACTCGTCCTGGAGGACGGCCGCATCTTCCGCGGCCGCGCCTACGGGGCCGTGGGGGAGACCTTCGGCGAAGCGGTGTTCTCCACCGGCATGACCGGCTACCAGGAGACCCTGACCGACCCTTCGTACGACCGCCAGATCGTCGTCGCGACCGCGCCGCAGATCGGCAACACCGGCTGGAACGACGAGGACGACGAGTCCGGCCGCATCTGGGTCTCCGGCTACGTCGTGCGCGACCCCGCGCGCGTGCCCTCCAACTGGCGCGCCAGGCGCTCCCTGGACGACGAGCTCGTCGCCCAGGGGATCGTCGGGATCTGCGGCATCGACACCCGGGCCCTCACCCGCCACCTGCGCGAGGGCGGCTCGATGCGGGCCGGAGTCTTCTCGGGCGAGGCCATCGCCCCGGACGCCGAGCTCCTCGCGCGCGTGCAGGCCCAGCCGCACATGAAGGGCGCGAGCCTGTACGAGGAGGTCGCCACCAAGGAGGCCTACGTGGTGCCCGCGGTCGGCGAGAAGCGGTTCACCGTGGCCGCCATCGACCTCGGCATCAAGGGCATGACCCCGCACCGCATGGCCGAGCGCGGCATCGAGGTGCACGTGCTGCCCGCGACGGCCTCGGTGGACGACGTGTACGCCGTCGACCCCGACGGCGTGTTCTTCTCCAACGGCCCGGGCGACCCGGCCACCGCCGACGGCCCCGTCTCGCTGATGACCGAGGTGCTTCAGCGCAGGACGCCGCTGTTCGGCATCTGCTTCGGCAACCAGATCCTCGGCCGCGCCCTCGGCTTCGGCACCTACAAGCTGAAGTACGGCCACCGCGGCATCAACCAGCCGGTCCAGGACCGTACGACCGGCAAGGTCGAGGTCACCGCGCACAATCACGGCTTCGCCGTGGACGCGCCGCTCGACAAGGTCAGCGAGACGAAGTTCGGCCGCGCCGAGGTCTCGCACGTCTGCCTCAACGACGACGTCGTGGAGGGGCTGCAACTGCTCGACCAGCCGGCCTTCTCCGTCCAGTACCACCCCGAAGCGGCAGCGGGCCCGCACGACGCCGCCTACCTGTTCGACCGCTTCGTATCCCTGATGGAGGGCCAGCGTGCCTAA
- the carB gene encoding carbamoyl-phosphate synthase large subunit, producing MPKRTDIQSVLVIGSGPIVIGQAAEFDYSGTQACRILRAEGLRVILVNSNPATIMTDPEIADATYVEPITPEFVEKIIAKERPDALLPTLGGQTALNTAISMHEQGVLEKYGVELIGANVEAINKGEDRDLFKGVVEAVRAKIGHGESARSVICHSMDDVIAGVETLGGYPVVVRPSFTMGGAGSGFAHDEEELRRIAGQGLTLSPTTEVLLEESILGWKEYELELMRDKHDNVVVVCSIENFDPMGVHTGDSITVAPAMTLTDREYQVLRDVGIAIIREVGVDTGGCNIQFAVNPEDGRVIVIEMNPRVSRSSALASKATGFPIAKIAAKLAVGYTLDEIPNDITQETPASFEPTLDYVVVKAPRFAFEKFPSADSTLTTTMKSVGEAMAIGRNFTEALQKALRSLEKKGSQFTFVGEPGSAGDKEELLREAVRPTDGRINTVMQAIRAGATAEEVFEFTKIDPWFVDQLFLIKETADELAAADRLDADLLSEAKRHGFSDQQIAEIRGLREDVVREVRHALGVRPVYKTVDTCAAEFAAKTPYFYSSYDEENEVAPREKPAVIILGSGPNRIGQGIEFDYSCVHASFALSDAGYETVMVNCNPETVSTDYDTSDRLYFEPLTLEDVLEIVHAEAQAGPIAGVVVQLGGQTPLGLAQALKDNGVPIVGTPPEAIHAAEDRGAFGRVLAEAGLPAPKHGTATTFTEAKAIADEIGYPVLVRPSYVLGGRGMEIVYDETRLSSYIAESTEISPTRPVLVDRFLDDAIEIDVDALYDGEELYLGGVMEHIEEAGIHSGDSACALPPITLGGFDIKRLRASTEAIAKGVGVRGLINIQFAMAGDILYVLEANPRASRTVPFTSKATAVPLAKAAARISLGATIAELRAEGLLPATGDGGELPLDAPISVKEAVMPWTRFRDTSGRGVDTVLGPEMRSTGEVMGIDSVFGTAYAKSQAAAYGPLPTKGRAFISVANRDKRSMIFPARELVAHGFELLATSGTAEVLKRNGINATVVRKQSEGTGPGGEKTIVQHIHDGDVDLIVNTPYGTGGRLDGYEIRTAAVARSVPCLTTVQALAAAVQGIDALNRGDVGVRSLQEHAEHLTAARD from the coding sequence GTGCCTAAGCGCACCGATATCCAGTCCGTCCTGGTCATCGGCTCCGGCCCGATCGTCATCGGCCAGGCCGCCGAGTTCGACTACTCCGGCACCCAGGCGTGCCGCATCCTGCGCGCCGAGGGCCTCAGGGTGATCCTGGTCAACTCCAACCCGGCGACGATCATGACCGACCCGGAGATCGCCGACGCCACCTACGTCGAGCCGATCACCCCGGAGTTCGTCGAGAAGATCATCGCCAAGGAGCGCCCCGACGCCCTGCTGCCGACGCTCGGCGGCCAGACCGCCCTGAACACCGCGATCTCCATGCACGAACAGGGTGTGCTGGAGAAGTACGGGGTCGAGCTGATCGGCGCCAACGTCGAGGCGATCAACAAGGGCGAGGACCGCGACCTCTTCAAGGGCGTCGTCGAAGCCGTCCGCGCGAAGATCGGCCACGGCGAGTCCGCCCGGTCCGTGATCTGCCACTCCATGGACGACGTCATCGCGGGCGTCGAGACCCTCGGCGGCTACCCCGTCGTCGTCCGCCCCTCCTTCACCATGGGCGGCGCCGGCTCCGGTTTCGCCCACGACGAGGAGGAGCTGCGCCGCATCGCCGGTCAGGGCCTCACTCTCTCGCCGACCACCGAGGTGCTCCTGGAGGAGTCCATCCTCGGCTGGAAGGAGTACGAGCTGGAGCTGATGCGCGACAAGCACGACAACGTCGTGGTCGTCTGCTCCATCGAGAACTTCGACCCCATGGGCGTGCACACCGGCGACTCGATCACCGTGGCCCCCGCGATGACGCTGACCGACCGCGAGTACCAGGTGCTGCGCGACGTCGGCATCGCGATCATCCGCGAGGTCGGCGTGGACACCGGCGGCTGCAACATCCAGTTCGCGGTGAACCCCGAGGACGGCCGTGTCATCGTCATCGAGATGAACCCGCGCGTGTCGCGCTCGTCCGCCCTGGCTTCGAAGGCGACCGGATTCCCGATCGCGAAGATCGCGGCCAAGCTCGCCGTCGGCTACACCCTCGACGAGATCCCCAACGACATCACGCAGGAGACCCCGGCCTCCTTCGAGCCGACGCTCGACTACGTGGTCGTCAAGGCCCCGCGCTTCGCCTTCGAGAAGTTCCCGTCCGCCGACTCCACGCTCACCACCACCATGAAGTCGGTCGGCGAGGCCATGGCCATCGGCCGCAACTTCACCGAGGCCTTGCAGAAGGCGCTGCGCTCACTGGAGAAGAAGGGCAGCCAGTTCACCTTCGTCGGCGAGCCCGGCTCCGCCGGGGACAAGGAGGAGCTGCTGCGGGAGGCCGTCCGGCCCACCGACGGCCGGATCAACACCGTCATGCAGGCGATCCGCGCGGGCGCGACCGCTGAAGAGGTCTTCGAGTTCACGAAGATCGACCCCTGGTTCGTCGACCAGCTCTTCCTCATCAAGGAGACGGCCGACGAGCTGGCCGCGGCCGACCGCCTGGACGCCGACCTGCTTTCCGAGGCCAAGCGGCACGGCTTCTCCGACCAGCAGATCGCCGAGATCCGCGGGCTGCGCGAGGACGTCGTGCGCGAGGTCCGGCACGCCCTGGGCGTCCGCCCCGTCTACAAGACGGTCGACACCTGCGCCGCCGAGTTCGCCGCGAAGACCCCGTACTTCTACTCCTCCTACGACGAGGAGAACGAGGTCGCGCCCCGCGAGAAGCCCGCGGTGATCATCCTGGGCTCCGGCCCGAACCGTATCGGCCAGGGCATCGAGTTCGACTACTCCTGCGTCCACGCCTCCTTCGCGCTCTCCGACGCCGGGTACGAGACCGTGATGGTCAACTGCAACCCGGAGACCGTCTCCACCGACTACGACACCTCCGACCGCCTGTACTTCGAGCCCCTGACGCTCGAGGACGTGCTGGAGATCGTCCACGCGGAGGCACAGGCCGGTCCGATCGCCGGCGTCGTCGTGCAGCTCGGCGGCCAGACCCCGCTGGGGCTCGCACAGGCCCTCAAGGACAACGGCGTGCCGATCGTCGGCACCCCTCCGGAGGCCATCCACGCGGCCGAGGACCGGGGCGCCTTCGGGCGCGTGCTCGCCGAGGCCGGTCTGCCGGCTCCCAAGCACGGCACCGCCACCACCTTCACCGAGGCCAAGGCCATCGCCGACGAGATCGGCTACCCGGTCCTCGTGCGGCCCTCGTACGTCCTCGGCGGCCGCGGCATGGAGATCGTCTACGACGAGACCCGGCTGTCCTCCTACATCGCCGAGTCGACCGAGATCAGCCCCACCCGGCCGGTCCTCGTCGACCGTTTCCTCGACGACGCCATCGAGATCGACGTCGACGCGCTCTACGACGGCGAGGAGCTGTATCTCGGCGGTGTGATGGAGCACATCGAGGAGGCCGGCATCCACTCCGGCGACTCGGCGTGCGCCCTGCCCCCCATCACCCTGGGCGGCTTCGACATCAAGCGCCTGCGGGCCTCCACCGAGGCGATCGCCAAGGGCGTCGGCGTGCGCGGACTGATCAACATCCAGTTCGCGATGGCCGGCGACATCCTCTACGTCCTCGAGGCCAACCCGCGCGCATCGCGCACGGTCCCCTTCACCTCGAAGGCGACGGCGGTGCCGCTGGCGAAGGCCGCCGCCCGCATCTCGCTCGGCGCGACCATCGCCGAGCTGCGCGCCGAGGGCCTGCTCCCGGCGACCGGCGACGGCGGCGAGCTCCCGCTCGACGCGCCGATCTCCGTCAAGGAGGCCGTGATGCCGTGGACCCGGTTCCGGGACACCTCCGGCCGCGGCGTCGACACCGTCCTCGGTCCGGAGATGCGCTCCACCGGCGAGGTCATGGGCATCGACTCCGTCTTCGGCACGGCGTACGCCAAGTCGCAGGCGGCCGCGTACGGCCCGCTGCCCACCAAGGGTCGCGCGTTCATCTCGGTCGCCAACCGGGACAAGCGCTCGATGATCTTCCCCGCGCGCGAACTGGTCGCTCACGGCTTCGAACTGCTCGCCACCTCCGGCACGGCCGAGGTCCTCAAGCGCAACGGCATCAACGCCACGGTGGTGCGCAAGCAGTCCGAGGGCACCGGCCCGGGCGGCGAGAAGACGATCGTCCAGCACATCCACGACGGCGACGTCGACCTCATCGTGAACACCCCGTACGGCACCGGCGGCCGTCTCGACGGCTACGAGATCCGGACGGCGGCGGTGGCGAGGTCCGTGCCGTGCCTGACGACGGTGCAGGCGCTCGCCGCCGCAGTCCAGGGCATCGACGCCCTCAACCGCGGGGACGTGGGCGTCCGCTCGCTCCAGGAACACGCGGAACATCTGACCGCGGCCCGCGACTAG